Below is a window of Staphylococcus succinus DNA.
TTCATGAAAATTGTATCATTAGCTCCAGAAGTACTTTAATAATCATTTATAAATATATAAATTTAAGGAGGTGCCACACATGCATATCAAAAAAGGTGACAACGTAAAAGTTATCGCAGGTAAAGACAAAGGTAAAGAAGGTAAAGTTGTTTCAACTGAACCTAAAAAAGACCGTGTCGTTGTGGAAGGTGTCAATTTTATTAAAAAGCACCAAAAACCAACTCAATTTAATCCTGAAG
It encodes the following:
- the rplX gene encoding 50S ribosomal protein L24, with the translated sequence MHIKKGDNVKVIAGKDKGKEGKVVSTEPKKDRVVVEGVNFIKKHQKPTQFNPEGGILETEAAIHVSNVQLLDPKTNEPTRVGYKFEDGKKVRIAKKSGEEIKSNN